The window ATTGGTACAATCGTCGAAAATTTTATCATAGTTCGAATCCCTTTCATAATGTTTTTTCCTCAGTCTCTCCGTGCAGAGCTGGATAGGTGTCAGGGGATTTTTTATCTCATGGGCCAGGTTTTTTGCGACATCCTGCCATGCCGCTATCCTCTGTGCCTTTATAAGCTCTGAAAGGTCCTCGAATACAATAACATTGCCGAGAAAATGTCCGCTTGCATCAGACAGGGTAGTCATCCTGATCCTTAATGTTATAGTCCTGTTATTCAGGTTAAACTGTATCTCTTCATTCTCAAGGTGACCTCCTCCTCCTCTGATCTTTTTCAATATATCCTTCGCAGTGTCGGCAGGGATGCGGCTTAGTATCTCCTGGAACCCTTTTCCCATAATCTCTGATTTTGTAATACCCAGTATACGTTCTGCTGACCGGTTAAAGGTTGTAATATCGCCATGTCTGTTAATAGAAATGACCCCTGTGGCTACATTCTCTAAAACGGTTTCCGTATATGCACCTTTCTGTTCTATCTCGATATTGGATTTCCTGAGAGAGGAGTATGCATCTTCAAGACTTATCTTCCCCTGACGCAGGTCTTCAGTCATCCTGTTAAATGAATTTATCAGAACCCCAATCTCATCTTTAGTTGTGGTATCCACCCTTACATCAAGGTTGCCATTGGCAACCTCCTGTGTGGCATCTGCAAGTTTCTGAATTGGGATTGTTATACCCCTCGCAAGGTAGTAGCCGAACCAAACCGCAGAGAAGATAATGAGGAGCGTAATGATAAAAAATGATAAGATATAACTGCTCTTAATCGGCTTTTTAAGGGCGGCCATCTGATTAAACTCTTCATAAGACCTTGTAATCTCCTCCATCTTTGATACAAGGCTGTTTTTAAAATAAGTACCGGCAAAAATAACGCCTGTTACATTTTTTGTGTCGTTTTCAGAGGCATAAACAGGCGCCATCCCTATAATAAGATCACCGGCACTGGATGACCTTATAATAACTGTCTTCTCTCCCTTTAACCCCTTCTGCACCATTTCTGATGCAATATTTAAAAATCCCCCTCTTGTGAGTCTTTTGTCTATGGATTGACTGATCAGGTCCCCTGTTACACTAAATGCTGCAACACCGTTCAGGTTAAGTTCACTCTTTTTATCTTCTATGGTCTTGTTTAACCCTGCCTTTTGCATGTTGTTTTTAGTGATGTAACTGCTGAGCACTATTGTTGAGTGGAGTACATTTTTCTTTTCCTTGTCATAATAACTCTGAGCCACATCAAAGGAATTTTTCAGGGACTTCTCTACCTGTATGCTGAACCAGTTGTTGATGCTGTTAGTCAGAAGCCCGCTTGCCACAATAAATAGGAGGATGGAAGGGATAATCGAGAATCCGACAAATGACATTATCAGCTTTGTACGGAATCTGCTCCCCATTATGTTCTGATGTCTTTCAAAGACATACTTAATGATATTTCTTGAGAGGAGGAGCAGGAGTACAACAAGCAGGATAAGGTTTATGTTAAATAGTGTCAGCAGAAGGATATTATTGCCGAGAAGTGATGAACCCCGCTTCTCAAATATAATCTCTACAGCAGTAAGGGTGGCTGTAATAAAAAGAAATATGGATATTATAATTATGGGTTTTTTCATCTGAGGTCCTTCAGCATAAATTCACCTGAATTTACCCATCCGGTACTGAATTCAGAATATGGGATAAAGAAGAGTAGATAGCGTAATAAAAACGGAAGTTCACCTGCCTTAATCTCTGCCTTAATACTGACATAATACTTATGGGTCGTTCTCAGGGTATTAATAGGGGTTATACTTACCCTGTCAATCTTAGAAACCCATTCTATCATTTCATCGTATGACTCAAACACATGCTCTTCCCTGTTGTTTCCTATAATCCTGTTTATAAGAAATTGTTTTTTCAGGATATCGTATTTTAAGGTATATTTTATTGTCTGGGAAATCTTCTCTTCGTCAATCCACTTAGGCATTACCCTCTGAAGGACGATGTAGTAGAAAAGCTCCCTGGCCACACCGTTAATAATCTCCTGTTTGATCTCAGGGGTAAAACCTCCTTCATAAGCGGCTGTTACCATCAATTCGCTGTTGGAACGGGATATATCAATATCTGTGATGCCCTGCTGTTTGGCAGACAGCGGTGAAACGAATGTCAGGATAATGGAAAAGATAATAAGTATAAATCGTAACACTACTATTCCTTTTCCGGATTCTTTTTCGGAGACAAAAATGTTGAAATCATATCCACCGGCAGCGGGAAAATAATAGTCGAATTCTTTTCTGCTGCGATCTCAGTAAGTGTCTGTAAATATCTCAACTGCAAGGCAGCAGGTCTTACACTAATGATCTCTGCGGCATCAGCGAGCTTCTGTGATGCCTGAAATTCACCCTCAGCATGAATCACCTTGGCACGCCTCTCCCTTTCAGCCTCAGCCTGCTTGGCCATTGCACGCTGCATCTCCTGCGGCAAATCCACATTTTTTATCTCAACGTTAGATATCTTGACCCCCCACGGTTCAGTGTGACGGTCAAGGATTCTCTGTAAGTCCTGATTTAATTTATCCCTTGCTGACAGGAGTTCATCAAGATCAGCCTGACCTAACACACTCCTCAGTGTGGTCTGAGAAAGCTGGGATGTTGCATACATATAATCCTCTACCTCTATAATAGCCTTGTTTGAATCAATGACCCTGAAGTATACAACTGCACTTACTTTTACTGACACATTGTCTTTTGTAATAATGTCCTGTGTCGGGACATCCAGAACAACTGTACGCAGGCTTACCTTAACCATCTTCTGTATGCCGGGGATCAGGAGAATCAGGCCCGGCCCCTTTACCCTCCAGAACCTTCCGAGCATAAATATTACCCCTCGTTCATACTCCTTCAGAATCTTTACAGCACTGTAAAGGAACATTGCTACAATAATTATGATAATCAGCGGGCTTAGTAAGAGTTCCATTTTCGTACCTCCTGTTTAATTTCTTCTTACTTCTTGCATCTAACTTCTTACATCTTTTTTACTATTAGCCACATCCCATCCATCCTGATAATCTTAACCTTTTCTCCCTTCATTATAGCCTCATCACTCTTTGCATTCCATATCTCTCCGTGAATAAATATCTTGCCTTCTGAATCTATATCAGTATAAGCCTCGCCTGTTTCTCCTTCGAGACCTTCAATACCTGTAACCGGCCGGCGTTTGTGGGCCTTAACAGCCATCCCTACAGCAAAGACAAAAAAGACTGCTGTGAGAAGGACAGCAGGCAGTATAACCATCCATGATATTTTTAGAAATGGTACATCTGTATTCATAAGCATGATAGAACCCATCACCATTGCGATGACGCCTGCAACTGACAGCAATCCATAACTTACTATCTTTATCTCTGCAATAAACAGTATGACCCCAAGTATAATAAGGGCCAGGCCCGCATAATTAACAGGGAGTGTCTGAAAGGCATAAAAGGCAAGGATAAGGCAGATTGCACCGACCACCCCCGGCAGAATTGCACCGGGGCTTGCAAGCTCAAAGAAGAGGCCATAAATACCCAGTATCATCAGAATGTATGCCACATTGGGATTACTGAGTGTATTTAATATCCTGTGCCTTAAACCTAAGGGGATTTCCTCTATCGAAACCCCTTTAGTATCAAGCCTGACCTTCCCTGCGGAAGTAATTATTTCTTTATTGTTCAGCATACCAAGCAGTTTGTCCCTGTTCTCTGCTATCACATCAATAACCTTCAGCTTTAGTGCCTCATTCTCTGTGATGGAAACACTTCTCCTCACAGCATCCTCAGCCCACTTGGCATTTCTTCCCCTTTTTTCTGCGATTGACTTAATGTATGCCGCCGCATCATTTTCCACCTTTTTAAGCATGGTCTTATCCATCTGCCCGCCGCCGACTGCCACCGGATGTGCGGCCCCTATATTTGTCCCAGTAGCCATTGCAGCAACATGGGCAGAGAGCGTAATAAACACACCTGCCGAAGCCGCCCTCGCCCCTGTGGGAGAAACATAAACAATGACCGGGACTTTGGAATTGCTGATCGCCTTTACAATATCCCGCATGGATGTATCAAGCCCGCCCGGTGTATCAAGCTCAATCATAAGTGCAGTAACATTATCCAAGTTAGCCTTCTTAATCGCCCCGTTAATATACTCACCTGCAACAGGATTAATAATCCCATCATATTTGACAAGGTAAACCTTCTTCTGAGATGAATAGGATAATGTGGAAATACTGGTGAGTAATATAGTACAAAATATGAAAAGTTTCAGGTATTTCACTCAAGGATCTCCATAGCTCACCCTCCCCCTAACCCCCTCCCGTCAAGGGAGGGGGGATAAACTGGGCACCCTCTCCCACATACTGCTTTTCTCAATCTTAACCTTAATCTTAATCTTACTTCTGCCTCTCCAATCCCTCCATCCCATCGAGACGTGCCTCATTATGAAACCTTACAGTATCAGTGTCAACTGACTGCCCCCCCTTTGCATTGACAGTGTATTATTTGAAGTTGAAGGAGATAATGTAATAATTTATTGTATAACGCACAGAAAAGCAGGAAGAAAACGACAAGCCCTCAGTGACGATTGAGAATGTGAAAAAGGAACTTGGTTTGTTATAGTTTAACACCCTGAAAATTCAGTACTAGTCAGCTTTTTTATAATGAGGCTCTTGCAAAACTCTCTGTCATCCCCGAAATCTTCTATCGGGGATATGATTTTCTCTTATAAAACAATAGATTCCCGCTTAAAAAATGCGGGAATGACAGCATTTTGGGACTTTTGCAAGAGCCTCAGATATGTTATGTATTATGCATGCATATTAAGAAAGATTTAGGGTTTGCCGCACTAAGAAGCACGTTATCTAAGCGATTGCTTGAGATCAAAGATAATCGGCAGAATGGCAAAGTGAAACACTCTCTGCATGATTGTTTCATGAGCAGTTTTGCGATGATGTATTTTCAGGATCCCTCTCTTTTGTCATTTCAACGCCGCATGCAGGAGGTCAATCAGCGAAACAATTTAATGACGA of the Nitrospirota bacterium genome contains:
- a CDS encoding slipin family protein — translated: MELLLSPLIIIIIVAMFLYSAVKILKEYERGVIFMLGRFWRVKGPGLILLIPGIQKMVKVSLRTVVLDVPTQDIITKDNVSVKVSAVVYFRVIDSNKAIIEVEDYMYATSQLSQTTLRSVLGQADLDELLSARDKLNQDLQRILDRHTEPWGVKISNVEIKNVDLPQEMQRAMAKQAEAERERRAKVIHAEGEFQASQKLADAAEIISVRPAALQLRYLQTLTEIAAEKNSTIIFPLPVDMISTFLSPKKNPEKE
- a CDS encoding HAMP domain-containing protein; amino-acid sequence: MKKPIIIISIFLFITATLTAVEIIFEKRGSSLLGNNILLLTLFNINLILLVVLLLLLSRNIIKYVFERHQNIMGSRFRTKLIMSFVGFSIIPSILLFIVASGLLTNSINNWFSIQVEKSLKNSFDVAQSYYDKEKKNVLHSTIVLSSYITKNNMQKAGLNKTIEDKKSELNLNGVAAFSVTGDLISQSIDKRLTRGGFLNIASEMVQKGLKGEKTVIIRSSSAGDLIIGMAPVYASENDTKNVTGVIFAGTYFKNSLVSKMEEITRSYEEFNQMAALKKPIKSSYILSFFIITLLIIFSAVWFGYYLARGITIPIQKLADATQEVANGNLDVRVDTTTKDEIGVLINSFNRMTEDLRQGKISLEDAYSSLRKSNIEIEQKGAYTETVLENVATGVISINRHGDITTFNRSAERILGITKSEIMGKGFQEILSRIPADTAKDILKKIRGGGGHLENEEIQFNLNNRTITLRIRMTTLSDASGHFLGNVIVFEDLSELIKAQRIAAWQDVAKNLAHEIKNPLTPIQLCTERLRKKHYERDSNYDKIFDDCTNTIINEVNALKMLVNEFSMFARMPAASPTVNNINSIIHEAILLYNSAHKDIVFNEDLNEAIPEINIDREQIKRAFINLFKNAVEAVNGNGQVWVRTGFDDKNRLLHIEIADNGVGVPAEDMDKLFIPYFSRKKTGTGLGLAIVNRIISDHNGKITVNENSPKGTKFIIELPV
- a CDS encoding DUF4390 domain-containing protein; the protein is MLRFILIIFSIILTFVSPLSAKQQGITDIDISRSNSELMVTAAYEGGFTPEIKQEIINGVARELFYYIVLQRVMPKWIDEEKISQTIKYTLKYDILKKQFLINRIIGNNREEHVFESYDEMIEWVSKIDRVSITPINTLRTTHKYYVSIKAEIKAGELPFLLRYLLFFIPYSEFSTGWVNSGEFMLKDLR
- a CDS encoding nodulation protein NfeD codes for the protein MKLFIFCTILLTSISTLSYSSQKKVYLVKYDGIINPVAGEYINGAIKKANLDNVTALMIELDTPGGLDTSMRDIVKAISNSKVPVIVYVSPTGARAASAGVFITLSAHVAAMATGTNIGAAHPVAVGGGQMDKTMLKKVENDAAAYIKSIAEKRGRNAKWAEDAVRRSVSITENEALKLKVIDVIAENRDKLLGMLNNKEIITSAGKVRLDTKGVSIEEIPLGLRHRILNTLSNPNVAYILMILGIYGLFFELASPGAILPGVVGAICLILAFYAFQTLPVNYAGLALIILGVILFIAEIKIVSYGLLSVAGVIAMVMGSIMLMNTDVPFLKISWMVILPAVLLTAVFFVFAVGMAVKAHKRRPVTGIEGLEGETGEAYTDIDSEGKIFIHGEIWNAKSDEAIMKGEKVKIIRMDGMWLIVKKM